From Haemorhous mexicanus isolate bHaeMex1 chromosome 1, bHaeMex1.pri, whole genome shotgun sequence, one genomic window encodes:
- the AZIN1 gene encoding antizyme inhibitor 1 isoform X1, whose amino-acid sequence MKGFLEDANYSIGLLDEGATLADVIDNCIYEHTHTGKKAFYVGDLGKLVRNNMQWQNVMAPIKPFYPVKCNSTPGVLEILGTLGVGFACSSKSEMALVQDLGISPENIIYTNPCKQASQIKYAAKAGINIMTCDSDIELKKISRNHPNAKLLLHIATEDITADEEMNMKFGTTLKNCRHLMECAKELGVQIVGVKFHVSGSCKDLQTYIHALSDARCVFDMAEEFGFKMNMLDIGGGFTGSELQLEEVNHVIRPLLDVYFPKESGVNVIAEPGCYYVSSAFTLAVNVIAKKTVEYDKLLPSGVEQTRNDDEPVFTYYINDGVYGSFASKLSEKLNTIPEVHKKYKEDEPLFASSLWGPSCDELDQIVENCLLPELSVGDWLIFDNMGSGTLGEQSAFNDYQRPLIYYMMSFSDWDEMQDAGIASDTLMKNFFFVPSCIQLSPEERFSTAA is encoded by the exons ATGAAAGGATTTCTTGAGGATGCAAATTACTCCATTGGTCTGTTGGATGAAGGAGCAACTCTTGCAGATGTTATTGACAACTGTATTTATGAACATACTCAT actggaaaaaaggcattttatgTTGGAGATCTTGGAAAGCTTGTAAGGAATAACATGCAATGGCAGAATGTGATGGCACCAATAAAGCCATTTTATCCTGTAAAATGCAATTCTACTCCAGGTGTACTCGAAATTCTGGGAACCCTTGGTGTTGGTTTTGCATGCTCCAGTAAA TCTGAAATGGCATTGGTACAAGACCTGGGCATTTCTCCTGAGAACATCATATACACAAACCCTTGCAAGCAAGCCTCTCAGATCAAGTATGCAGCAAAAGCTGGGATAAACATCATGACTTGTGACAGTGATATTGAGCTGAAGAAAATTTCACGTAACCATCCAAATGCCAA GCTCTTACTGCACATTGCCACAGAAGACATTACTGCTGATGAGGAGATGAATATGAAGTTTGGCACCACCCTGAAGAACTGTAGGCACCTTATGGAATGTGCTAAGGAGCTGGGAGTCCAAATAGTTGGTGTCAA atttCATGTTTCAGGCTCTTGCAAGGATCTGCAAACATACATTCATGCTCTGTCTGATGCTCGGTGTGTGTTTGACATGGCT GAAGAATTTGGCTTTAAGATGAACATGTTGGATATTGGTGGGGGCTTCACAGGTTCAGAACTTCAGCTGGAAGAG GTTAATCATGTCATCAGGCCATTGCTGGATGTCTACTTTCCTAAGGAATCTGGTGTTAATGTGATTGCAGAACCTGGATGTTATTATGTTTCATCTGCATTTACACTGGCAGTGAATGTCATTGCAAAGAAGACTGTTGAGTATGATAAACTTCTTCCTTCTGGAG TGGAGCAAACCAGGAATGATGATGAACCAGTATTTACATATTACATAAATGATGGTGTTTATGGTTCTTTTGCAAGTAAATTGTCTGAGAAACTGAATACTATCCCAGAGGTTCACAAG AAATACAAGGAAGATGAGCCTCTGTTTGCAAGCAGCCTTTGGGGTCCATCCTGTGATGAGCTTGATCAAATTGTGGAAAACTGTCTTCTTCCCGAGTTGAGCGTTGGAGATTGGCTGATCTTTGACAATATGGGCTCTGGTACCTTGGGTGAACAGTCTGCCTTTAACGACTATCAGAGGCCACTGATTTACTACATGATGTCTTTCAGTGACTG
- the AZIN1 gene encoding antizyme inhibitor 1 isoform X2 — translation MQWQNVMAPIKPFYPVKCNSTPGVLEILGTLGVGFACSSKSEMALVQDLGISPENIIYTNPCKQASQIKYAAKAGINIMTCDSDIELKKISRNHPNAKLLLHIATEDITADEEMNMKFGTTLKNCRHLMECAKELGVQIVGVKFHVSGSCKDLQTYIHALSDARCVFDMAEEFGFKMNMLDIGGGFTGSELQLEEVNHVIRPLLDVYFPKESGVNVIAEPGCYYVSSAFTLAVNVIAKKTVEYDKLLPSGVEQTRNDDEPVFTYYINDGVYGSFASKLSEKLNTIPEVHKKYKEDEPLFASSLWGPSCDELDQIVENCLLPELSVGDWLIFDNMGSGTLGEQSAFNDYQRPLIYYMMSFSDWDEMQDAGIASDTLMKNFFFVPSCIQLSPEERFSTAA, via the exons ATGCAATGGCAGAATGTGATGGCACCAATAAAGCCATTTTATCCTGTAAAATGCAATTCTACTCCAGGTGTACTCGAAATTCTGGGAACCCTTGGTGTTGGTTTTGCATGCTCCAGTAAA TCTGAAATGGCATTGGTACAAGACCTGGGCATTTCTCCTGAGAACATCATATACACAAACCCTTGCAAGCAAGCCTCTCAGATCAAGTATGCAGCAAAAGCTGGGATAAACATCATGACTTGTGACAGTGATATTGAGCTGAAGAAAATTTCACGTAACCATCCAAATGCCAA GCTCTTACTGCACATTGCCACAGAAGACATTACTGCTGATGAGGAGATGAATATGAAGTTTGGCACCACCCTGAAGAACTGTAGGCACCTTATGGAATGTGCTAAGGAGCTGGGAGTCCAAATAGTTGGTGTCAA atttCATGTTTCAGGCTCTTGCAAGGATCTGCAAACATACATTCATGCTCTGTCTGATGCTCGGTGTGTGTTTGACATGGCT GAAGAATTTGGCTTTAAGATGAACATGTTGGATATTGGTGGGGGCTTCACAGGTTCAGAACTTCAGCTGGAAGAG GTTAATCATGTCATCAGGCCATTGCTGGATGTCTACTTTCCTAAGGAATCTGGTGTTAATGTGATTGCAGAACCTGGATGTTATTATGTTTCATCTGCATTTACACTGGCAGTGAATGTCATTGCAAAGAAGACTGTTGAGTATGATAAACTTCTTCCTTCTGGAG TGGAGCAAACCAGGAATGATGATGAACCAGTATTTACATATTACATAAATGATGGTGTTTATGGTTCTTTTGCAAGTAAATTGTCTGAGAAACTGAATACTATCCCAGAGGTTCACAAG AAATACAAGGAAGATGAGCCTCTGTTTGCAAGCAGCCTTTGGGGTCCATCCTGTGATGAGCTTGATCAAATTGTGGAAAACTGTCTTCTTCCCGAGTTGAGCGTTGGAGATTGGCTGATCTTTGACAATATGGGCTCTGGTACCTTGGGTGAACAGTCTGCCTTTAACGACTATCAGAGGCCACTGATTTACTACATGATGTCTTTCAGTGACTG